A genomic region of Anaeromyxobacter sp. contains the following coding sequences:
- a CDS encoding flagellin FliC → MAMSIRTNVASLNAQKNLYQTQGALDSSLSRLSSGFRITKAGDDAAGLGISTKLESQIKSYGQAVRNANDGLSVIQSTEAALNEQANILTRLRELAMQSASDGIGNTERGYIQTETTSLVNELERISQVTEYNGTKLLDGSAATLDFQVGINNSATGFDRISFSTLNATTATAGLNVTGLSLASKASAQAALSTIDTALINVSTQRSTLGAAGNRFQSAIASIQSFSESLSAANSRIKDVDVAEETSRMARSQILSQAGVSVLAQANQMPQLALKLLG, encoded by the coding sequence ATGGCCATGTCAATCAGGACGAACGTCGCGTCCCTCAACGCCCAGAAGAACCTGTACCAGACCCAGGGCGCCCTCGACTCCTCGCTGTCCCGCCTGTCGAGCGGCTTCCGCATCACCAAGGCGGGCGACGACGCCGCCGGCCTCGGCATCAGCACCAAGCTCGAGTCGCAGATCAAGAGCTACGGCCAGGCCGTCCGCAACGCCAACGACGGCCTCTCGGTCATCCAGTCGACCGAGGCCGCCCTCAACGAGCAGGCCAACATCCTGACCCGCCTCCGCGAGCTGGCCATGCAGTCCGCCTCGGACGGCATCGGCAACACCGAGCGCGGCTACATCCAGACGGAGACCACCTCGCTGGTCAACGAGCTGGAGCGCATCTCGCAGGTCACCGAGTACAACGGGACCAAGCTGCTGGACGGCTCGGCCGCCACCCTGGACTTCCAGGTCGGCATCAACAACAGCGCCACCGGCTTCGACCGCATCAGCTTCTCCACCCTGAACGCCACCACCGCCACGGCCGGCCTCAACGTCACCGGCCTGAGCCTGGCCTCCAAGGCCTCGGCGCAGGCGGCCCTGTCCACCATCGACACCGCGCTCATCAACGTCTCGACGCAGCGCTCCACCCTGGGCGCCGCCGGCAACCGGTTCCAGAGCGCCATCGCCTCCATCCAGTCCTTCTCCGAGTCCCTCTCGGCCGCCAACAGCCGCATCAAGGACGTGGACGTGGCCGAGGAGACCAGCCGCATGGCCCGCAGCCAGATCCTCAGCCAGGCCGGCGTCAGCGTGTTGGCCCAGGCCAACCAGATGCCGCAGCTGGCCCTCAAGCTCCTCGGCTAG
- the fliD gene encoding flagellar filament capping protein FliD → MASNFTASGLASGIDTASIVDQLVSLESRPITQLQKRQTGVQAQISALAELVTKLSTLEAAAKDLGATGVLAAKVTSTNTAFSTAVGAGALSGRYAVRVDELAQASKWRSAAFATPTTGVQGGTLRLTVQGTTYPDLTIADGASLADVAFAIRQSGAPVSATVLTGMDPTTQLPASYLAITARDTGFAGADPTAALRVEFLTPAGAGQPLGFAETQAARNARFNVDGLDFSRQSNVVADAIGGLTLTLTKGGPGLPATGTVEDLVVSTDATGTQAKLQKFVDAYNSVMTLVQKQLNVNKDTNRGTTLAGESSVRSLQGLLHGLITTRVAGLPGVSTLADVGVKTARDGSLSIDATVLNAALGRDPAAIDALFSTATSGLSAVVSSMVQGQVKSGTGVLVSRQKGLSDTIKTMDTQIASLQRRVDAFRLALVKQFTAMEKTVSNLKASGNFLTAQLSANSSA, encoded by the coding sequence ATGGCGTCGAACTTCACGGCCAGCGGTCTGGCGTCGGGCATCGACACCGCGTCGATCGTCGACCAGCTGGTCTCGCTGGAGTCGCGCCCCATCACCCAGCTGCAGAAGCGCCAGACCGGCGTGCAGGCGCAGATCAGCGCGCTGGCCGAGCTGGTCACCAAGCTCTCCACGCTGGAGGCCGCCGCCAAGGACCTGGGCGCCACCGGCGTCCTGGCCGCCAAGGTCACCTCCACGAACACCGCCTTCTCCACCGCGGTGGGCGCCGGGGCGCTCTCGGGCCGCTACGCCGTCCGGGTGGACGAGCTGGCCCAGGCCTCCAAGTGGCGCTCCGCGGCCTTCGCCACGCCCACCACCGGGGTGCAGGGCGGCACGCTGCGCCTCACCGTGCAGGGCACCACCTACCCGGACCTCACCATCGCCGACGGCGCCAGCCTGGCCGACGTGGCCTTCGCCATCCGCCAGAGCGGGGCGCCGGTCTCGGCCACCGTGCTCACCGGCATGGACCCCACCACCCAGCTGCCCGCCTCCTACCTGGCCATCACCGCCCGCGACACCGGCTTCGCCGGGGCCGATCCCACGGCGGCCCTGCGGGTGGAGTTCCTCACCCCGGCCGGCGCCGGCCAGCCCCTCGGCTTCGCCGAGACCCAGGCGGCCCGGAACGCCCGCTTCAACGTGGACGGCCTGGACTTCAGCCGCCAGTCCAACGTGGTCGCCGACGCCATCGGCGGCCTGACGCTGACCCTCACCAAGGGCGGCCCCGGCCTGCCGGCCACCGGCACGGTCGAGGACCTGGTGGTCTCGACGGACGCCACCGGCACCCAGGCCAAGCTGCAGAAGTTCGTCGACGCCTACAACTCGGTCATGACGCTGGTGCAGAAGCAGCTCAACGTGAACAAGGACACCAACCGCGGCACCACGCTGGCGGGCGAGTCCTCGGTCCGCTCGCTGCAGGGGCTGCTGCACGGCCTCATCACCACCAGGGTGGCCGGGCTGCCGGGCGTCTCCACCCTGGCCGACGTGGGGGTGAAGACCGCCCGCGACGGCTCGCTCTCCATCGACGCCACCGTGCTCAACGCCGCCCTGGGGCGCGACCCGGCGGCCATCGACGCCCTCTTCTCCACCGCCACCAGCGGCCTCTCGGCGGTGGTCTCCTCGATGGTGCAGGGGCAGGTCAAGAGCGGCACCGGCGTGCTGGTGAGCCGGCAGAAGGGGCTCTCCGACACCATCAAGACGATGGACACGCAGATCGCCTCGCTGCAGCGCCGCGTCGACGCCTTCCGCCTGGCCCTGGTGAAGCAGTTCACGGCCATGGAGAAGACGGTCAGCAACCTCAAGGCCTCGGGCAACTTCCTCACGGCGCAGCTCTCCGCCAACAGCAGCGCCTAG
- a CDS encoding flagellin FliC has product MAMSIRTNVASLNAQKNLYQTQGALDSSLSRLSSGFRITKAGDDAAGLGISTKLESQIKSYGQAVRNANDGLSVIQSTEAALNEQANILTRLRELAMQSASDGIGNTERTYIQTETQGLVDELERISQVTEYNGAKLLDGTVTTLDFQVGINNSATGFDRISFSTLNATTAAGGLNVTGLSLATKASAQAALSTIDTALVNVSTQRSTLGAAGNRFQSAISSIQSFSESLSAANSRIKDVDVAEETSRMARSQILSQAGVSVLAQANQTPQLALKLLG; this is encoded by the coding sequence ATGGCCATGTCGATCCGCACCAACGTCGCGTCCCTCAACGCCCAGAAGAACCTGTACCAGACCCAGGGCGCCCTCGACTCCTCGCTGTCCCGCCTGTCGAGCGGCTTCCGCATCACCAAGGCGGGCGACGACGCCGCCGGCCTCGGCATCAGCACCAAGCTCGAGTCGCAGATCAAGAGCTACGGCCAGGCCGTCCGCAACGCCAACGACGGCCTCTCGGTCATCCAGTCGACCGAGGCCGCCCTCAACGAGCAGGCCAACATCCTGACCCGCCTCCGCGAGCTGGCCATGCAGTCCGCCTCGGACGGCATCGGCAACACCGAGCGCACCTACATCCAGACCGAGACCCAGGGCCTGGTGGACGAGCTGGAGCGCATCTCGCAGGTCACCGAGTACAACGGGGCCAAGCTGCTGGACGGCACCGTCACCACCCTGGACTTCCAGGTCGGCATCAACAACAGCGCCACCGGCTTCGACCGCATCAGCTTCTCCACGCTGAACGCCACCACCGCGGCGGGCGGCCTCAACGTCACCGGCCTGAGCCTGGCCACCAAGGCCTCCGCGCAGGCGGCCCTGTCCACCATCGACACCGCCCTGGTCAACGTCTCGACGCAGCGCTCCACCCTGGGCGCCGCCGGCAACCGGTTCCAGAGCGCCATCTCCTCCATCCAGTCCTTCTCCGAGTCCCTCTCGGCCGCCAACAGCCGCATCAAGGACGTGGACGTGGCCGAGGAGACCAGCCGCATGGCCCGCAGCCAGATCCTCAGCCAGGCCGGCGTCAGCGTGTTGGCCCAGGCCAACCAGACCCCGCAGCTGGCCCTCAAGCTCCTCGGCTAG
- the fliS gene encoding flagellar export chaperone FliS, whose translation MIPAARRYAQAQRETASPERLMVLLFEAALRNIRSGATALETGRTSEATAALMKASDIVVELHATLDRSKAPDLCDRLAEVYRFVCLRLSAAALSRDARAAREAERAFAPIAEAFAQAVHSMGSAPAR comes from the coding sequence ATGATCCCCGCCGCACGTCGTTACGCACAGGCCCAGCGAGAGACCGCCTCCCCGGAGCGCCTGATGGTGCTCCTGTTCGAGGCGGCCCTCCGGAACATCCGGTCGGGCGCGACCGCCCTGGAGACAGGGCGGACGTCCGAGGCGACCGCCGCGCTCATGAAGGCCTCCGACATCGTGGTCGAGCTGCACGCCACGCTGGACCGGTCCAAGGCCCCTGATCTCTGCGATCGCCTCGCCGAGGTGTACCGCTTCGTCTGCCTGCGGCTCTCCGCCGCGGCGCTCTCCCGCGACGCACGCGCTGCACGGGAGGCGGAGCGGGCCTTTGCACCCATCGCCGAGGCCTTCGCCCAGGCGGTGCACTCGATGGGCAGTGCGCCGGCGCGCTGA
- a CDS encoding glycosyltransferase yields MTLCLIARNEEVLLPGCLESVRGVVDEIVLVDTGSTDRTVALARAAGATVVERPWDDDFSAPRNLAARHVRGGFILQLDADERLAPGSGPALLAAVAGGGFDLGMVRLHNAARQEARLEDVVAGRERLGEPILLPRVLRHAKGLEWRGAVHEGVGDWFSRIRGRRADLPVDLVHFGYVPSLALQRGKRERNIGLLRRRVAAEPGDVTPRGYLALELMEAGRLDEAAALLEEAWALLPAQPPDRSFLRVAVFRGLLALRRGDGVTACESAARGEGRDGPGPDFDYLRAFGLELQGQAAAPGSPERDGLLDRAEAAFRSSLRRLTHEGPFELVAAAGVARIQLHLGVIALQRGRAGDALAAFEGALAQEPGNPSALAGQAEALLELGEAGRALKVVERALGARPDGWLLAAEAAWRLGAAGDARLLLARADERRAAGWECPHRQARHAALARALAG; encoded by the coding sequence CTGACCCTCTGCCTCATCGCCCGCAACGAGGAGGTCCTGCTGCCAGGCTGCCTCGAGTCGGTGCGGGGCGTGGTGGACGAGATCGTGCTGGTGGACACCGGCTCGACCGACCGCACGGTGGCGCTGGCCCGGGCGGCCGGCGCCACGGTGGTGGAGCGCCCCTGGGACGACGACTTCTCGGCGCCGCGCAACCTGGCGGCGCGCCACGTCCGAGGGGGCTTCATCCTCCAGCTGGACGCGGACGAGCGGCTGGCGCCCGGCAGCGGGCCGGCGCTGCTGGCCGCGGTGGCGGGCGGGGGCTTCGACCTGGGGATGGTCCGCCTGCACAACGCCGCGCGCCAGGAGGCGCGCCTGGAGGACGTGGTGGCCGGGCGGGAGCGGCTCGGCGAGCCCATCCTGCTCCCGCGGGTGCTGCGCCACGCCAAGGGGCTGGAGTGGCGCGGCGCCGTGCACGAGGGGGTGGGCGACTGGTTCTCCCGCATCCGCGGCCGGCGGGCCGACCTCCCGGTGGACCTGGTGCACTTCGGCTACGTGCCTTCGCTGGCCCTGCAGCGCGGCAAGCGGGAGCGCAACATCGGCCTGCTGCGGCGCCGGGTGGCGGCCGAGCCGGGCGACGTCACGCCGCGCGGCTACCTGGCGCTCGAGCTCATGGAGGCCGGGCGCCTCGACGAGGCCGCCGCCCTGCTGGAGGAGGCCTGGGCGCTCCTGCCGGCCCAGCCACCGGACCGCAGCTTCCTCCGGGTGGCGGTCTTCCGCGGCCTGCTGGCGCTGCGGCGGGGCGACGGGGTGACGGCCTGCGAGTCGGCCGCGCGGGGCGAGGGACGGGACGGGCCCGGCCCCGACTTCGACTACCTCCGGGCGTTCGGCCTGGAGCTGCAGGGGCAGGCGGCGGCGCCGGGCTCGCCGGAGCGGGACGGGCTGCTCGACCGGGCCGAGGCGGCCTTCCGCTCGTCGCTGCGGCGGCTCACCCACGAGGGCCCCTTCGAGCTGGTGGCGGCGGCCGGGGTGGCGCGCATCCAGCTCCACCTCGGCGTGATCGCGCTGCAGCGCGGGCGGGCCGGCGACGCCCTGGCGGCCTTCGAGGGGGCCCTGGCGCAGGAGCCGGGCAACCCGTCGGCGCTGGCGGGCCAGGCCGAGGCGCTGCTGGAGCTGGGGGAGGCGGGGCGGGCGCTCAAGGTGGTGGAGCGGGCGCTGGGGGCCCGGCCGGACGGGTGGCTGCTGGCGGCCGAGGCGGCCTGGCGGCTGGGAGCGGCGGGCGACGCCCGGCTGCTGCTGGCCCGGGCCGACGAGCGGCGGGCCGCCGGGTGGGAGTGCCCGCACCGGCAGGCGCGCCACGCGGCGCTGGCCCGGGCCCTGGCCGGCTGA
- the mobB gene encoding molybdopterin-guanine dinucleotide biosynthesis protein B, whose protein sequence is MAARRGRVTPVVAVSGPSGVGKTRLLSRLIPALAARGVTVAVLKHTSHVHAFDRPGKDTEVLRRAGAVAAAIQGPDAMALFGPPAGGARALARLLPPCHLVLAEGWRGEPLPRIEVHRRRVSREFLCATDRRVVAVVTDEPPPRALPAFDADDVAGLCDLLVARLRGDGARRGATRRGPPARRSRP, encoded by the coding sequence GTGGCTGCTCGGCGAGGGCGGGTGACGCCCGTGGTGGCGGTCTCGGGGCCGAGCGGCGTCGGCAAGACGCGGCTGCTCTCCCGGCTCATCCCGGCGCTGGCGGCACGCGGCGTGACCGTGGCGGTGCTCAAGCACACCAGCCACGTGCACGCCTTCGACCGGCCCGGCAAGGACACCGAGGTGCTGCGGCGGGCCGGGGCGGTGGCGGCCGCCATCCAGGGGCCGGACGCCATGGCGCTCTTCGGGCCGCCAGCCGGCGGGGCCCGCGCCCTGGCCAGGCTGCTCCCGCCCTGCCACCTGGTGCTGGCCGAGGGCTGGCGGGGCGAGCCCCTGCCGCGCATCGAGGTCCACCGGCGCCGCGTCTCGCGCGAGTTCCTCTGCGCCACCGATCGCCGGGTGGTGGCGGTGGTGACCGACGAGCCGCCGCCGCGCGCCCTGCCGGCCTTCGACGCCGACGACGTGGCCGGGCTGTGCGACCTGCTGGTGGCGCGGCTCCGGGGCGACGGCGCCCGGCGCGGCGCCACCCGCCGCGGACCTCCCGCCCGGCGGAGCCGCCCGTGA
- a CDS encoding molybdopterin molybdotransferase MoeA: protein MKRLLATRDAVLATLTALPPERVALAEAAGRYLAAEALAARAAPQETCSAMDGYAVRAADLAGAPAALPVRQVLYAGAAAAPLAPGEAARIFTGAPLPPGADAVVREEEVDAAEGLARFRRPASPGQNVRAAGEDVARGGLALEAGARLGPRQLALLEAVATGQVEVVRRPRVAILSTGDEVVSGRTPDSNGAAVAGLCLALGATVERRRVPDRLEALAAALDEALGACDAVVTIGGVSVGERDHVPAALEAAGAAIEIHGVPMKPGKPYLFARRGAHPAFGLPGSPSACLVAFEVFVRPALLALCGAGQRLRPELPLRLAEAASGRPGRARLVWARLEAGGRARPLGRDTAQVRGPALADLLLCLGADTGDLPEGAEVTAWLLGEGG, encoded by the coding sequence ATGAAGCGGCTCCTCGCCACCAGGGACGCGGTCCTCGCGACCCTGACCGCGCTGCCGCCGGAGCGCGTCGCGCTCGCCGAGGCGGCTGGGCGGTACCTCGCCGCCGAGGCCCTGGCCGCGCGGGCCGCTCCCCAGGAGACCTGCTCGGCCATGGACGGCTACGCCGTGCGCGCCGCCGACCTGGCCGGCGCGCCGGCCGCGCTGCCGGTGCGCCAGGTGCTCTACGCCGGGGCGGCGGCCGCGCCGCTCGCGCCGGGCGAGGCGGCCCGCATCTTCACCGGGGCGCCGCTGCCGCCCGGCGCCGACGCCGTGGTCCGGGAGGAGGAGGTGGACGCCGCCGAGGGGCTGGCGCGCTTCCGCCGACCGGCCAGCCCTGGCCAGAACGTCCGGGCGGCCGGCGAGGACGTGGCGCGGGGCGGGCTGGCGCTGGAGGCCGGGGCGCGCCTCGGCCCGCGCCAGCTGGCGCTGCTCGAGGCGGTGGCCACCGGGCAGGTGGAGGTGGTCCGCCGGCCGCGGGTGGCGATCCTCTCCACCGGCGACGAGGTGGTGTCCGGGCGGACCCCCGACTCGAACGGCGCGGCGGTGGCCGGGCTGTGCCTGGCGCTGGGCGCCACCGTGGAGCGGCGCCGCGTGCCCGATCGGCTGGAGGCGCTGGCCGCCGCGCTCGACGAGGCGCTGGGCGCCTGCGACGCGGTGGTGACCATCGGCGGCGTCTCGGTGGGCGAGCGCGACCACGTGCCGGCCGCGCTGGAGGCCGCCGGCGCCGCCATCGAGATCCACGGCGTGCCCATGAAGCCCGGCAAGCCATACCTCTTCGCGCGGCGGGGAGCTCACCCGGCCTTCGGCCTGCCCGGGAGCCCGTCGGCCTGCCTGGTGGCCTTCGAGGTGTTCGTGCGCCCCGCCTTGCTGGCGCTCTGCGGCGCCGGGCAGCGGCTCCGCCCCGAGCTGCCGCTGCGCCTGGCCGAGGCCGCCAGCGGCCGACCGGGGCGGGCGCGGCTGGTGTGGGCGCGGCTCGAGGCCGGTGGGCGGGCCCGGCCGCTGGGCCGTGACACCGCCCAGGTGCGGGGGCCAGCCCTGGCCGACCTGCTGCTGTGCCTGGGGGCCGACACCGGCGACCTGCCGGAGGGCGCGGAGGTGACGGCGTGGCTGCTCGGCGAGGGCGGGTGA
- a CDS encoding Crp/Fnr family transcriptional regulator gives MLSNAPVTDCAACNLGIASQGKCRLTPTSRESGSTICAQGERPRTVYFVKEGFVALSAVSPRGSEILLTLRGPSSLLCTEALQGEASPFEVRALSRVRVCGIAGDALSQWVGPEKSAGRVILDLLLTESRQQRDEVNWRQGDCLARVARFALAHSRFLADRPNAVRKQVVARLLGMRPETLSRCLTKLERDGVVDASRGVKVLDHRRLASIAMEDAAA, from the coding sequence GTGCTTTCAAACGCCCCCGTCACCGACTGCGCCGCCTGCAACCTGGGCATCGCCTCCCAGGGCAAGTGCCGGCTCACCCCGACCAGCCGGGAGTCCGGTTCGACGATCTGCGCCCAGGGCGAGCGGCCGCGGACCGTCTACTTCGTCAAGGAGGGGTTCGTGGCACTCTCCGCGGTCAGCCCGCGGGGTTCCGAGATCCTGCTGACGCTGCGCGGCCCGTCGTCGCTGCTCTGCACCGAGGCGCTGCAAGGGGAGGCCTCCCCCTTCGAGGTCCGCGCCCTCTCCCGGGTGCGGGTCTGCGGCATCGCCGGCGACGCGCTCTCGCAGTGGGTCGGACCGGAGAAGAGCGCCGGTCGCGTCATCCTCGACCTCCTGCTCACCGAGTCCCGCCAGCAGCGCGACGAGGTCAACTGGCGCCAGGGCGACTGCCTGGCCCGGGTGGCGCGGTTCGCGCTGGCCCATTCGCGCTTCCTGGCCGATCGCCCCAACGCGGTCCGCAAGCAGGTGGTGGCCCGCCTGCTGGGCATGCGGCCCGAGACCCTCTCACGCTGCCTCACCAAGCTGGAGCGGGACGGCGTGGTGGACGCCTCGCGGGGCGTCAAGGTGCTGGACCACCGCCGCCTGGCGTCCATCGCCATGGAGGACGCCGCCGCCTAG
- a CDS encoding twin-arginine translocase TatA/TatE family subunit, whose product MFGLRMPELLIIGFIVVLLFGANKLPALGAGLGNGIRSFKKAFSGDDDKLASKDEKPQAGEQGPKA is encoded by the coding sequence ATGTTCGGTCTCAGAATGCCCGAGCTGCTCATCATCGGGTTCATCGTGGTGCTGCTGTTCGGCGCCAACAAGCTGCCGGCGCTGGGCGCCGGGCTGGGCAACGGCATCCGGAGCTTCAAGAAGGCCTTCTCCGGCGACGACGACAAGCTCGCCTCCAAGGACGAGAAGCCGCAGGCCGGCGAGCAGGGCCCGAAGGCCTAG
- a CDS encoding cardiolipin synthase B, translated as MALPPWLDVRRPRPRDVVRLLDGGGGAYPPMLAAIEAAREEILLEVYSFAADRVGERFLEALAGAARRGVRVRVVLDGWGSAPQAGELARRLEAAGGQVEVFNRMLVALFGRWRRNHRKVLAVDGEVAFLGGINIGEEYGAPGASGEGAWADLALEVRGPTAEWLLRRARHERGSSPAGPFRVWLSGLGGGGKLRRRYRKAIGGARVRVLLAHAYFLPDRHMVRTITAAARRGVQVRLVLPARSDVGLARPATRRLYRTLLAAGVEVREWPASMLHAKVAVVDGLRLLLGSFNLDPFSLANLEVLAEAEDQVLAGAGARWIEARLAEAVVVPADAVPGTGLVDWWEDRVGRLAAALARWVGRVMSRR; from the coding sequence GCCATCGAGGCGGCGCGCGAGGAGATCCTGCTGGAGGTTTACTCCTTCGCCGCCGACCGCGTGGGCGAGCGCTTCCTGGAGGCCCTGGCCGGCGCGGCGCGGCGCGGCGTCCGGGTGCGGGTGGTGCTGGACGGGTGGGGCTCCGCCCCCCAGGCCGGCGAGCTGGCCCGGCGGCTCGAGGCGGCCGGGGGCCAGGTGGAGGTCTTCAACCGCATGCTGGTGGCCCTCTTCGGGCGCTGGCGGCGCAACCACCGCAAGGTGCTGGCGGTGGACGGCGAGGTGGCCTTCCTGGGCGGCATCAACATCGGCGAGGAGTACGGCGCGCCGGGTGCCAGCGGGGAGGGGGCCTGGGCCGACCTGGCGCTGGAGGTGCGCGGGCCGACCGCCGAGTGGCTGCTGCGGCGGGCCCGGCACGAGCGCGGCAGCAGCCCGGCCGGCCCGTTCCGCGTCTGGCTGTCCGGACTGGGCGGCGGTGGGAAGCTGCGGCGGCGCTACCGCAAGGCCATCGGCGGGGCCCGGGTGCGGGTGCTGCTGGCCCACGCCTACTTCCTGCCGGACCGGCACATGGTCCGCACCATCACCGCGGCGGCGCGGCGCGGGGTGCAGGTGCGCCTGGTGCTGCCGGCCCGCAGCGACGTGGGGCTGGCCCGCCCGGCCACCCGCCGGCTCTACCGCACGCTGCTGGCGGCGGGCGTCGAGGTGCGCGAGTGGCCCGCCTCCATGCTGCACGCCAAGGTGGCGGTGGTGGACGGCCTGCGCCTGCTGCTCGGCAGCTTCAACCTCGACCCCTTCTCCCTGGCCAACCTGGAGGTGCTCGCCGAGGCGGAGGACCAGGTGCTGGCGGGGGCCGGGGCGCGCTGGATCGAGGCGCGCCTCGCCGAGGCGGTGGTGGTGCCGGCGGACGCGGTGCCCGGCACGGGGCTCGTCGACTGGTGGGAGGACCGGGTCGGCCGCCTGGCGGCGGCGCTGGCCCGGTGGGTGGGCCGGGTGATGTCGAGGCGGTGA